One window of the Labilibaculum sp. genome contains the following:
- a CDS encoding RluA family pseudouridine synthase: MKVIETHVVPESIGDIRLQDYAPSVFVSISSHQGMKKAIKKGMVLVDGVVAKTGFWVESGQRIDLCDLELPPAKVFELELEVIYEDEHIAVINKPAGVSVSGNLYRSIQNALPFNLKLSSCMDALPVFRPVHRLDKPTCGLLLIAKTSQAIGGLGAQFENRTISKQYTAVVIGSLPDKGKVDMPVDGKDSISSFQVIKRNKSIRNQSLNMVHLFPKTGRTHQLRIHMAGMGTPILGDKLYGSEGDILRRKGLFLCATGLHFHHPFTNEIMNISIDPPYKFGRFMEMEEKRWKRCKEDLNVV; this comes from the coding sequence GTGAAAGTAATCGAAACGCATGTTGTTCCTGAGAGTATAGGCGATATTCGTTTGCAGGATTATGCTCCTTCTGTTTTTGTTTCAATTTCATCTCATCAAGGGATGAAAAAGGCGATAAAGAAGGGGATGGTTCTGGTGGATGGTGTTGTTGCAAAAACTGGGTTTTGGGTAGAATCAGGCCAGCGAATAGACCTGTGCGATTTGGAATTGCCTCCTGCAAAGGTATTTGAATTGGAGCTCGAGGTTATTTATGAAGATGAACATATTGCTGTGATTAATAAACCTGCTGGAGTTTCGGTAAGCGGGAATCTATATCGATCCATTCAAAATGCATTGCCTTTTAATCTGAAATTGTCATCATGTATGGATGCATTACCCGTTTTCCGTCCTGTTCACCGTCTTGATAAACCAACTTGTGGTCTCTTGTTAATAGCAAAAACATCTCAGGCAATTGGTGGCTTAGGAGCGCAATTCGAAAATAGAACTATCAGCAAACAATATACAGCTGTGGTTATAGGCAGTTTGCCTGATAAAGGAAAAGTTGATATGCCTGTTGATGGTAAGGATTCGATTAGTTCGTTTCAGGTAATTAAAAGAAATAAGTCGATTCGTAACCAGTCCTTAAATATGGTTCATTTGTTTCCAAAAACAGGAAGAACTCATCAGTTGAGAATTCACATGGCAGGAATGGGAACTCCAATTTTGGGCGATAAATTATATGGAAGTGAAGGTGATATTTTGCGCAGGAAAGGGTTGTTCCTGTGCGCAACAGGGCTTCATTTTCATCATCCGTTTACCAACGAGATTATGAATATTTCAATTGATCCACCTTATAAATTCGGGAGGTTTATGGAGATGGAAGAAAAACGATGGAAGAGATGCAAAGAAGATCTTAATGTTGTATAA
- the ybaK gene encoding Cys-tRNA(Pro) deacylase translates to MKKTNAARILDRAKIEYEIIDYDVDPIELGAERVAEKTGQHIQFIFKTLVLTGDKTGTTIACIPGASELNLKAFATLSGNKKCAMVPMKNIQELTGYIRGGCSPLGMKKDYPIFMDLSALKLDYILISAGIRGKQLKLNPHDLLKISGAATGAISTLKSQTT, encoded by the coding sequence ATGAAGAAGACAAATGCTGCCCGCATTTTAGATCGGGCAAAAATTGAATACGAAATTATCGATTACGATGTGGATCCAATAGAATTGGGAGCCGAACGTGTAGCCGAAAAAACAGGTCAGCATATTCAATTTATCTTCAAAACACTTGTCCTTACCGGAGATAAAACAGGAACAACTATTGCTTGTATTCCCGGAGCCTCCGAACTAAATCTTAAAGCATTCGCAACTCTTAGCGGCAATAAAAAATGTGCAATGGTTCCCATGAAAAACATTCAGGAACTTACAGGCTATATTCGGGGTGGCTGTTCTCCGCTGGGAATGAAAAAAGATTACCCGATTTTTATGGATCTTAGTGCTCTTAAGCTTGATTATATTTTAATTAGTGCCGGCATCAGAGGCAAACAACTAAAGCTAAATCCACATGATTTATTAAAAATATCAGGTGCCGCAACCGGAGCAATATCTACCTTAAAATCCCAAACTACATGA
- a CDS encoding HAD hydrolase-like protein: MIKSKAIIWDYNGTLLDDLSIGLKSINQMLIKRKLPVLSQESYRDVFTFPVKKYYESVGFDFEKEDWDCTAKEFISNYKSLLPESSIFPEAIQLLSHFSSLGKKQFILSAMEQNMLNASVANENISNFFSEISGIDNIYASSKIKNGIKMIENHQLSAKDVCLLGDTTHDYEVAQELGCNCILIAAGHQSITKLKQTGCPIVVNHLNDIIKN, from the coding sequence ATGATAAAAAGCAAAGCGATTATTTGGGATTACAACGGAACACTTTTGGATGATCTGTCGATAGGACTTAAAAGTATCAACCAAATGCTGATAAAGAGAAAACTTCCCGTATTAAGTCAGGAAAGTTATAGAGATGTTTTTACTTTTCCGGTAAAAAAATATTACGAATCTGTTGGATTCGATTTTGAAAAAGAAGATTGGGATTGTACAGCAAAAGAATTTATATCCAATTACAAATCCTTATTGCCCGAATCAAGTATCTTTCCTGAAGCCATTCAACTTCTTTCCCATTTTTCGTCTTTGGGTAAAAAACAATTTATCCTGTCGGCAATGGAACAAAACATGCTGAATGCTTCGGTTGCAAATGAAAATATCAGCAATTTTTTCTCCGAAATTTCAGGCATTGATAATATTTACGCCAGTTCGAAAATTAAGAACGGAATAAAAATGATCGAAAATCACCAGCTAAGTGCAAAGGATGTCTGCCTATTAGGTGACACGACGCACGACTACGAGGTAGCTCAGGAATTAGGCTGTAATTGTATATTAATTGCCGCAGGACATCAATCTATTACAAAATTAAAACAGACAGGTTGCCCCATTGTGGTCAATCATCTTAACGATATTATAAAGAATTAA
- a CDS encoding DUF5020 family protein, whose amino-acid sequence MKKLLVIFAILASFAVNAQNFQLHRDLDRNQFTSTFEMFKMDKWGNTFTFVDFDYDAENGINQGYFEIARVFKTEKMPFGIHIEYNGGVGNAETPIGDFGYTINNAWILGLNYAKGGAKSGFSTYAGYKAIKNADEANFQITGTWYVNFLEGKMTFSGFADLWTENGLSDDTVFLTEPQIWYNVSKNLSLGSEIEISNNFAGDDFKVRPTLAVKWNF is encoded by the coding sequence ATGAAAAAATTACTTGTAATCTTTGCTATTCTGGCTTCCTTCGCAGTTAATGCGCAAAACTTTCAGTTGCACCGCGATTTAGACCGTAATCAATTCACCTCTACTTTCGAAATGTTTAAAATGGACAAATGGGGTAACACTTTTACTTTCGTAGATTTTGATTACGATGCAGAAAATGGAATCAACCAAGGTTATTTTGAGATTGCCCGTGTTTTTAAGACAGAAAAAATGCCTTTCGGTATTCACATTGAATACAATGGTGGTGTTGGAAATGCAGAAACTCCAATTGGAGATTTTGGGTACACAATTAACAACGCATGGATTTTAGGTTTAAACTATGCAAAAGGTGGTGCAAAATCTGGATTCTCAACTTATGCAGGTTACAAAGCAATTAAAAATGCTGACGAGGCTAACTTCCAAATCACTGGAACCTGGTATGTAAACTTCTTAGAAGGTAAAATGACTTTCTCAGGATTTGCAGATCTTTGGACTGAAAACGGTTTATCTGATGACACTGTATTCTTAACTGAGCCTCAGATTTGGTACAACGTTTCTAAAAACTTATCTCTTGGTAGTGAAATTGAAATCTCTAACAATTTTGCCGGTGACGATTTTAAAGTTCGTCCTACTTTAGCTGTAAAATGGAATTTCTAA